A stretch of the Nicotiana tabacum cultivar K326 chromosome 6, ASM71507v2, whole genome shotgun sequence genome encodes the following:
- the LOC107777471 gene encoding putative mitochondrial protein AtMg00860 — MVLSQKEIDFLGMHFVQGEYSPGPHICQELLKFLDTNFTTKQIQQFLGIINYVRDFIPNISIYISPLTEMLKKNAPLWGEKQDEAVRKIKEISKNVKSLYIPSDGKKILQTDVSHEY; from the coding sequence ATGGTTCTTTCTCAAAAGGAGATCgattttctcggaatgcattTTGTCCAAGGTGAATACAGTCCAGGACCACATATATgtcaagaattactcaaatttcTGGATACCAACTTCACAACAAAGCAGATCCAGCAGTTCTTGGGCATAATAAATTATGTAagagatttcatcccaaatatctcTATATACATTTCACCGCTCACAGAAATGCTCAAGAAAAATGCTCCATTATGGGGAGAGAAACAGGATGAAGCAgtcagaaaaataaaagagataTCTAAAAATGTTAAGTCTCTCTACATCCCGTCAGATGGAAAGAAGATACTACAAACTGATGTCAGCCATGAATATTAG